In Chitinophagaceae bacterium, the following are encoded in one genomic region:
- a CDS encoding HNH endonuclease: protein MPTMPKATRAPWMPPPRKAWTHAKRWAKYNTHAWRDARLAFLVACKYQCATNGCSNPATSVDHVKPISSGHDGWDQSNWQPLCTACHRNKSSKEGGHAAAGRTAGPEGRGVKST from the coding sequence ATGCCGACAATGCCTAAAGCAACACGCGCCCCCTGGATGCCACCACCCCGTAAGGCGTGGACGCACGCTAAGCGTTGGGCAAAATACAACACCCACGCATGGCGTGACGCCCGCTTGGCGTTCTTGGTTGCGTGTAAGTACCAATGCGCTACCAATGGGTGTAGCAACCCGGCAACGTCGGTAGACCACGTTAAGCCGATCAGTAGCGGGCATGATGGATGGGATCAAAGCAACTGGCAGCCGTTGTGTACGGCGTGCCACAGGAACAAGAGCAGCAAGGAAGGAGGACACGCGGCGGCGGGCAGGACGGCAGGCCCGGAAGGGAGGGGTGTCAAGTCGACTTAA
- a CDS encoding phage terminase small subunit P27 family, whose translation MRGGHNIKSAIDKKIEGTTRKARDAGRVELIVSPVSEIPPPNHFSARHVEKWNWVCARLSEKSLLTETDSDAVQIYVETWCVYEDCAADVRENGTVLWIETSAGKKPITNPSYRHMKDSESTLRMIWDHFGMTPRARMGIKAPEKPKTSLILEMMKGRQPTKKAV comes from the coding sequence ATGAGAGGAGGCCACAATATCAAATCGGCAATAGACAAGAAAATAGAGGGGACAACCCGAAAAGCCCGCGACGCCGGGCGGGTTGAGTTAATAGTCAGCCCCGTTTCGGAGATACCGCCGCCGAATCACTTTTCGGCCCGGCACGTTGAGAAGTGGAACTGGGTTTGCGCGCGGCTGTCGGAAAAAAGCCTGTTAACCGAAACCGATTCGGACGCCGTACAAATCTACGTGGAAACGTGGTGCGTTTATGAAGATTGCGCCGCCGACGTCCGGGAAAATGGTACGGTACTTTGGATTGAAACAAGCGCCGGTAAAAAGCCGATCACAAACCCATCCTACCGACACATGAAAGACAGCGAATCTACTTTGCGAATGATATGGGATCATTTCGGAATGACGCCACGCGCCCGAATGGGTATCAAAGCCCCCGAAAAGCCCAAAACGTCCCTCATCCTCGAAATGATGAAAGGCAGACAACCGACTAAAAAAGCAGTATGA
- a CDS encoding terminase large subunit has translation MIERATAYIDDILSGKIIAGKWIRLAMERHKRDLTRVGDPAFPYYFDENEARRVLALYDLFKFSKGKETGQPFDIMPWFAALVYMAYGWRREDGDGKRFRKVYCKVGRGNAKTANLVTIGVIGFLFDNATDPEVYWIATKKDQAKIGWDRQRTMMKMLVSDFPELGQMLNIPTGHTSTKVSRTDALSWVTYLGRDSEAEDGASPYYVLADEIHAWDNDDLLNVMESGMVKVDDPMTWMITTAGYKPLGPNSQFLTACKNILTGITENDELLAFVYELDEGDDWRDEAVWCKANPGLEISVSMTGLRTEYNKIKSQGVTKEIDFKVKNLNIEQAGSSGWIPDEKWMQCAEEYDEADLLSRECWGGLDMAATNDFNSFVLYFPPVDDKKGVVIPYYWIPEDAVQQHRSRRPFVEQWVRDGTLRTTPGDVADYELIRRDIVEICQPYYLQSIGFDRQFSSYIVPALMEDGMRMEVAPQTWLYLTPAALHLEHGIYGKTITHAGHPVLRWNMANVSMQRSDRNNNYLPSKGKSAEKIDGIAATLNAMGQWLKERGETPQGSYLFESDLIMIG, from the coding sequence ATGATCGAACGCGCCACCGCATACATAGACGACATCCTATCCGGCAAAATCATTGCCGGGAAGTGGATACGCCTTGCAATGGAGCGGCACAAGCGCGACCTTACCCGCGTTGGCGATCCGGCGTTCCCGTACTATTTCGATGAAAACGAAGCGCGGCGGGTGTTGGCATTGTACGACCTTTTCAAGTTCAGCAAAGGTAAAGAAACCGGCCAGCCGTTCGATATTATGCCCTGGTTTGCCGCGTTGGTGTACATGGCATACGGATGGAGACGGGAGGACGGCGACGGCAAACGATTTCGGAAAGTGTACTGCAAAGTAGGGCGCGGCAATGCCAAAACGGCTAATCTGGTAACGATTGGCGTCATTGGCTTTTTGTTCGACAATGCCACCGACCCGGAGGTGTACTGGATAGCCACCAAGAAAGACCAAGCCAAAATAGGATGGGATAGGCAGCGGACAATGATGAAAATGCTTGTTTCGGATTTTCCCGAACTTGGGCAAATGTTAAACATCCCGACCGGCCACACCTCCACAAAAGTCAGCCGGACGGATGCGCTTTCCTGGGTGACGTATTTGGGTAGAGACAGTGAGGCCGAGGACGGCGCAAGCCCTTATTACGTGCTGGCAGACGAAATACACGCATGGGATAATGACGACCTTTTAAACGTGATGGAATCCGGCATGGTCAAAGTTGACGACCCAATGACCTGGATGATCACCACCGCCGGGTATAAACCGTTGGGGCCGAACAGCCAATTTTTGACCGCGTGTAAAAACATCCTGACCGGCATAACTGAAAATGATGAGTTATTGGCGTTCGTCTACGAATTGGACGAAGGCGACGATTGGCGTGACGAGGCGGTATGGTGCAAGGCAAATCCCGGCCTTGAAATATCGGTATCCATGACCGGACTACGAACCGAATATAACAAGATAAAAAGTCAGGGCGTCACAAAGGAAATTGACTTCAAAGTCAAAAACCTGAATATTGAGCAGGCCGGTTCGTCGGGATGGATACCGGATGAAAAGTGGATGCAATGCGCCGAAGAATACGACGAAGCCGACCTGTTAAGCCGCGAATGTTGGGGCGGGTTGGATATGGCAGCAACAAATGACTTCAATTCTTTCGTTTTGTATTTCCCCCCGGTTGACGATAAAAAAGGCGTGGTTATTCCTTACTACTGGATACCGGAGGATGCCGTACAACAACACCGCAGCCGCCGCCCGTTTGTGGAGCAATGGGTACGGGATGGGACATTACGAACAACGCCGGGCGACGTAGCCGACTACGAACTAATACGGCGGGATATTGTCGAAATATGCCAGCCGTACTACTTGCAAAGTATCGGGTTTGACCGGCAGTTTTCGTCTTATATTGTACCGGCATTAATGGAGGACGGAATGAGAATGGAGGTTGCCCCGCAAACATGGCTTTATTTAACCCCGGCAGCCCTGCACCTGGAACACGGCATCTACGGCAAAACCATAACCCACGCCGGGCACCCGGTTTTGCGTTGGAACATGGCAAATGTGAGTATGCAACGCAGCGACAGAAACAACAACTACCTACCCTCGAAAGGCAAAAGCGCCGAAAAGATCGACGGCATCGCAGCGACGTTAAACGCGATGGGGCAATGGTTGAAAGAACGGGGCGAAACGCCGCAGGGTAGTTACCTATTTGAAAGTGATTTAATAATGATAGGATGA
- a CDS encoding glycosyltransferase: MEVICLPENIGTARAVNKGWKHRVEGEMCIKMDDDVVIHRAGWVDEMEEALIRDPKIGIIGLKRKDLWECPWYPDPAWRSVLRMLPHEAGQTWIITEDVHHVMGTCQAYSPALLEKIGYLYQPFQYGFDDSLAAIRCKVAGLRSCFLHGYEIDHIDPGGDAYTLEKVEATKSGSPNNVEYHRLKNGYQNGTIGIYYDADGGQPDSGPMAGEYTWRLPNLQTR, encoded by the coding sequence TTGGAAGTCATCTGCCTACCTGAAAACATCGGCACGGCGAGAGCAGTCAATAAGGGGTGGAAACACCGGGTAGAGGGCGAAATGTGCATAAAGATGGATGACGATGTTGTGATACATCGGGCGGGATGGGTTGACGAAATGGAGGAGGCGTTAATCCGTGATCCGAAGATTGGTATTATTGGGCTAAAAAGAAAGGATTTATGGGAATGCCCCTGGTATCCCGATCCGGCATGGCGAAGTGTTTTGCGTATGTTGCCCCATGAGGCCGGGCAAACGTGGATTATTACGGAGGATGTGCACCATGTTATGGGGACTTGTCAGGCGTACAGCCCGGCACTACTTGAAAAGATAGGTTACCTATACCAACCGTTTCAATATGGGTTTGATGATTCGTTAGCGGCGATACGTTGTAAGGTAGCCGGGTTACGTTCCTGCTTTCTGCATGGGTACGAGATTGACCACATTGATCCGGGAGGCGATGCGTACACCCTGGAAAAGGTAGAGGCCACCAAGTCAGGCAGCCCTAACAACGTAGAATACCACCGACTAAAGAACGGCTACCAAAACGGCACCATTGGCATTTACTACGATGCCGACGGCGGGCAGCCTGACAGCGGGCCAATGGCGGGAGAATATACATGGCGTTTACCTAACCTTCAAACACGATGA
- a CDS encoding type IV toxin-antitoxin system AbiEi family antitoxin domain-containing protein, whose protein sequence is MLTSEQKEILAFARSVGGSFTKAEAVKEFGREYYHNGSKHVGDRLSRMVNAGLLEREEKGRYKIGKGTKNKPATIDAGQTDLFG, encoded by the coding sequence ATGCTTACATCCGAACAAAAAGAGATATTAGCCTTTGCCCGTAGCGTAGGCGGTTCCTTCACAAAAGCGGAGGCTGTAAAGGAGTTCGGGCGCGAATATTACCACAACGGCAGTAAGCACGTAGGCGACAGGTTGAGCCGCATGGTTAACGCCGGGTTGCTGGAACGTGAGGAAAAGGGCCGGTACAAGATCGGCAAAGGCACAAAAAACAAACCCGCAACAATTGACGCGGGGCAAACTGATTTATTCGGATGA